From the Oscillatoria salina IIICB1 genome, the window AATCAAAGCATCCAGATTTTCATTGTCACACAAGCGATTTAACTCAGCTTGGATTTGGGTAGGTTCATCCTTAACGATCGCATAACTTCCCACCTGATGACCTGCGGTAGATAATAACTGTTGAATTAAACGACCACTTTTGTCCGTTGCGGTAGTGCGCGTATCGCTAACAGTAATCACCGCACAGCAAACCGTAATTCCAGGTAAATCCGAGTGAGGAATTGACATTTTAACGCGAAAAATACGAATCAAACGGTCAAAAAGCCAAGTTTGTGAGCGAACCACCCACAAACTGACTTTCAAGCGATTAAGATTTAGTCAAACCCAAACCGTGTTCTTCAGCATAGCGGTTCATGAAGCGGATAAAGCGATTAAACTCATCTTCACTGTTCATGATCAAGATTGCTTCCACAGAGCGAGGTTGACCATTCACATACTTACCCTTGACCTCTCGCGTCATAATCTCACCTTCTTCATCAATGAGATACATTCCTGTAACATCACCAGAATTTTTACTAGTCAGGATTTTAGGGTTATCAAAGATAAAGGTAGCAGTACCACCACCACCGTTTTTAGAGCGAGTTACGCGCACGTCAGGAATAGATTCCTCAACTGTACCTCTAGAAAACTCAATTTGCGCCATAATCTTTAGTCCTTTATTTTCGGTAATTTGTTATCTTCCCATCATCTCACAGAAAAATTACCTATCTCAAGGGACGGAGTGTCAGAGGTGCGAGATCTGGCTCGATTTTGGTGGGGGTTGCGGTAGTGATGCTCTTCTCCGTGGGAGACGCGACGTGAAGAACGATGCTTCACTTGCGCTCTTTGCTTGGTCAATTTAGCATCACCAATCAGCGATCGCGATTACATTGGAAAATGTACCACTAATCGCATTTACCAGTTTTTGGTCAGCCGTCACAAACTGGCAATTTTGCCGTAAACTCAGAACCACGTAAAGAGAATCGTATACACTTCTTTCATGAGTAACAGCAAGCTGATAAGCATCATTGAGTAACGATGCTAAGGGAGTCACTGAGATATTTATTGAGCAAAATCCATCGAGAATTGCAACTGCATCTGTCTCTGATAACCCCTGAAATCTAGACAATTTCCAGACAATATTACCTACTTCTGCATAAATTAACTCTGGTGCAAGTAGTAAGAGGCTACCCGATTGATAAGCATTCAGAATTTTTTGTGCTTCGGATGAATAAGGTTGGGGAATAAACCACTTAATTGCAACGCTGCTATCAACTACAAGCTTATCCACTCTTACCTTGACCTATCTTCTTGTAACAACTCCACACAGTCAGGAAACTCTCCATAAGTTTCGAGTAATCTTGGTCTAAGTTGCTCAATTTTGCTAACCGCCGTTTGACGACTTTGATGCTCTTGTTCTAAAATTTTTTTTTCGTCAATTTCTAAAGATTGGAACATCTGCCTATACAATTCCAGGTGAGGATTATCTTTGCTAAACTTTGATTCAGCAATCTTATTTAGAATTGCATTAACCATTGCTGAAGCTGTATCGCAAGCCCACTTAGCTACATCCTCACTAGCTATTAATAAGGTTATTGATTCAACTGTTGTATCTTGACGCAGAATATTTTTGCTTGTTAGTCTTTTGATGAATTTTCTACCTAAGTAACTAAATGTCCCATCTTCTTCAATTTTCAAGCGATCGTGTGGCTTAAGATGTACTAGACAATCGCGTAATTTGAATAAATCCGCAAAATCTTGATACGGGTTTTTGCCCTTATCAAATTTATCATTTAAGGCTTTGCTAGCTAGCATGAATTTATCTTGCGTGTTTTTTTTACGATCTGCTGATTCTTCAATCGCGTCAATTAACTTATCAAGAAATTTATCTCCACCTCCCGAAGCTTTTTCGAGAATTGCGATCGCGGCAAACTCATTAATAAAAGCTTCAAGTGAAAGAGCCGAAAAGATAACGGAAATTGCTGCCTCATTCTGCCGATGAATTTTAGGTTTTTGTTTTGCCTGATAGTAAGCATCTTTAGCAAGATTGTAAAAATGGTATGAATCGATAATAATTCCTTGGTTTGGTTCCATAATTTTTTTCTAGTTATTACTTCATCTAAGTTCCAAGATACTTTTTCTTAATTATAAACTATTTCTTAGCTAAAGGATAAATCTAAGCAAAAAAGGTCTAACTTTCAGCTTCTCTTTCTAGTAGTAATGTTACTGGTCCGTCGTTCTCAATACTGACTTGCATCATTGCACCAAACTTACCAGTTTCGACTTTTAACCCACTAGCGCGTAACTTGCTCACGAAGCGATCGTAAAGCTTTTCGGCAATATTTGGTGGTGCGGAATTACTAAAAGAAGGACGACGACCTTTACGACAATCACCGTAGAGAGTAAACTGACTAATTACGAGTAATTCGCCGTTAATTTCTTGTACTGATTTATCCCATTTATCGCCATCTTCAGTAGCGGGAAAGAGACGTAAAGCTAAACATTTGCGAACCATCCAATCGAGTTCGGTGTCGGTATCGTTAGACGCGATCGCCACTAACAAATTCAATCCAGGTCCGATTTTCCCGATAATTTCTCCATCGACAGTCACTTGGGAAGATTTAACTCTTTGGATAACTAAGCGCATTATTAGATTTGAAGTTACAAATTTAGAGGAGTTTACTATTTCATCAATTTTAAGACTCAATCTTGTGCTGTCATCCTTCGCGAAGCGAAGGATGACAATTGATTTTACAGTCTGACAATGGATTTGAGAGAATTACAATTGATGTTAGCTGAATGACTGAAGATAACTCTAGGAAAGTATTTTAGGACGCACCGCAGTACGTCCTAAACTCAGAGGAAAACAAAGCAAAATAATTATTTCCCGAAACCCTTACCACGATTAGGGGTAGGGAGAGAGAAACAATTAGCAATTTGTTCGCGTAACTTAGCTTCGTCGAGATTTTGACCGATTAATACCAACTGATTTTTCTTTTCGCGTCCGTTCCACTCATCATCTTCGATGGTGAAACGTTTCCCACTGAGGTGAAAAATATGACGATTGGGACTTTCGTTAAACCAAAGAATACCTTTAGCGCGGAAAACGTTTACTGGTAGCTGGTTGTCGAGGAAATATTGGAATTTCCTAATCGACATTGGTTGATCGTTTTGGATAGAAATCGAGGTAAAGCCATCATTTTCTAAGTGGTGGGAGTGATGATGGTGGTCGTGGTCATGATGATGATGTTCGTGGTCATGATGTTCGTGTTCACAATCGTGGTCATGGTCATGATGATGATGTTCATGGTCATGATGTTCGTGAGTATCTTCCGACTCGAAATATTTATCCGACTCGAACAAACCGACGCTGAGAATTAAAGGTAAAGGAACTTTCGATTGACTGGTACGCATAATTCTCGCACCAGCTTTAATGTCGCGGATTCTGACTTCTAAAGCATCTACATCACCTTCGTCAACTAAATCTACTTTATTGAGCAGAATAATATCACCATAGGCAATTTGGCTATAAGCCGCTTCGCTGTTAAATAAATCGAGACTGAAATTCTCACAATCGACTACAGTAACAATCGAGTCGAGACGAGTCATGTCTCGCAGTTCGGTTCCTAAAAATGTGAGTGCGACTGGTAGGGGGTCAGCCAAACCGGTAGTTTCCACAACCAAGTAATCGATCTTTTCTTGTCGTTCGAGAACTTTGTAAACTGCTTTTACGAGGTCTTCGTTGATGGTGCAACAAATACAACCATTACTCAGTTCCACCATGTCGTCTTCAGTGGTGACAATCAGTTCATTGTCGATCCCGATTTCGCCAAACTCATTGACGAGAACGGCGGTTTTGACTCCTTGTTGGTTACTCAAGATATGGTTAAGGAGTGTAGTTTTGCCACTGCCGAGAAAACCAGTAATAATTGTCACTGGTAAGCCTTGTTTGGGAGCATCCATTGACTCAGTAGGAACAGATATATCTGCCGATCGCATAATTAGTTTCTAATCAACGTCAAAATAAAATGAAGACTGGGAAGATGGGGATGGAGAACGATCGCCGATCGTTAATCCAGTTTCCTAGTGTCACCAGTCTCTCTTTCTCCCATATTATTGCTTATCTAGCGATCTCGCTGTTGCGATCGCGTTATTACTCGAAAAAAATACTGCGTATGACTTTAACTGTTTACAACTCTTTAACTCGTACTCAAGAAGCTTTTGAACCTTTGTTTGATCATAAGGTGCGGATGTATTGCTGCGGGATTACGGTGTACGATTATTGCCATTTGGGTCATGCGCGGACTTGTTTGGTTTGGGATGTGGTGCGTCGTTATCTGCGCTGGCGTGGCTATCAGGTTGAGTATATCCAAAATTTTACTGATATTGATGATAAAATCCTCAATCGCGCCAGAAGTGAAGGTGTACCGATGGAAACTATTTCGGAACGCTTTATCCAAGCTTATTTTGAGGATATGGAACGCTTAAAAGTGGAACCTGCGGATGCTTATCCTCGCGCTACTCATACCCTCGATGGAATTAAGCGTCTGGTACACGAACTCGAAGAAAAAGGTTATGCTTATCCGGCTGGTGGCGATGTTTACTATGCAGTGCGCCAGTTTCCTGACTATGGTAAACTTTCGGGACGCAAGTTAGCAGATTTGCAGGCTGGTGCTAGCGGACGAGTGGATGTGTCAGATCCCGAAGCGGCGAAGAAGAAAGAGGCTTTTGATTTCGCGCTGTGGAAGGCTTCTAAGCCCGGAGAACCGAGTTGGGAGTCGCCTTGGGGTGGTGGTCGTCCGGGTTGGCATATAGAATGTTCGGCTATGGTGCGCGAAAGATTGGGGGAAACTATCGATCTTCATGTGGGTGGTAGTGACTTGATTTTTCCGCACCACGAAAATGAAATTGCTCAGTCGGAAGCGGCTACGGGTAAGCCTTTGGCGAAGTATTGGCTGCACAATGGTATGGTGAAGGTGGGCGGCGAGAAGATGTCAAAGTCGTTGGGCAATTTTGTGACGATTCGCGAATTATTGGCGAAATTTGACCCGATGGCGGTGCGTTTGTTTATTTTGCAAGCTCATTATCGCAAGCCTGTAGATTTTACTGATGAGGCGTTGGAAGCCGCGACGAATGGCTGGAATACTTTAAAAGAAGGGTTGCTTTTTGGTGAACAATATGGTAATAAATTGGGCTGGAAAGAGTTAAATTCGGATACGAGTAAGATTATCGAGGAGTTTAGCACGCGCTTTGCAGCATCGGTTGATGATGATTTCAACTTCGCTGGCGGTTTGGCGGTTTTGTTTGAATTAGCGAAGGAGTTGCGTCGCGAGGGAAATCTGTTAATTCACGAAGGGAAAACTCAAACCAGCCCGGAGCAATTGCAGCGACAATGGGCGACTTTAGTCGAATTGGCAGAAGTCTTAGGATTTACTGCACAATTTGAGGAAAATGTCAAGGAAGCAAACGCAGGTTTAAGCGAAGCCGAAATCGAAGCCTTAATCGAACAACGAAAACAAGCGCGTCAAGCGAAAAACTTTGCCGAAGGCGATCGCATTCGCGATGAACTCAAAGCCCAAGGTATCATCTTAATTGACAAGCCAGGTGGTGTAACCGAATGGCATCGCGGTTAGAGACTTGAGTTAGAAAGTCTCTAGATTAAATAATTCTGACTCAGCTTAAATTTATGTCAATTGAGCGGCGCGTTAATCTTTCTTTCTCAAACCTGTTAACATTTGTTGCTACTGGCTTGATTTTAGTGCTGTTATGGCAGTTACGGAGTTTGATCGTCGTCTTGATGATTTCCGTAGTCTTAGCGGCTACCTTAGCACCTTTTGTCAAAGGTGCAGAAAGGTTAAAAATTCCTCGCTGGTTAGCAGTTATCCTGGTTTACTTGGGCTTAATTTCAATTTTGACAGGAGTAGTCTTGTTGATTGGTCCGACAGTAGTCGAACAAATTCAAAGACTATTTCGGCGGTTGCCAACTTATTTAGATGTTTTGGAAGCCCTAGCAGAAAATATAGCAGTACGCTTTGGCATGACCGAACCCGAAGCGATCGAACAAATTAACCAACTTTTCGATACCCAAGCCGTGACGAGATGGACGTTTCAGGCTTCGCAACAGTTGCTAGTGCGTTCTTACGGAGTCACCAGAGGCATTGTTGGCGGCGTAGTTAGTTTAGTTTTCTCGCTAGTTTTGTCAGGCTATATGCTATCGGGTGCAGAAAGATTAATTTCCGGTTTTTTCAGTTTATTTCCCAAACCGTGGGACGATCGCTTAGCGTCACAGGTAGTACCTGTAAGTCAGCGTATGGGCGGTTATATCCAAGGGCGAGTCTTAGTTTCGGCAATTTTAGGATTAGCGATTAGCGTCAGTTTGAAATTCTTAGGAATTTCCGAATTTGCCCTTGGTTTAGGAGTAATTGCCGGGTTTACCAACCTAATTCCCTTTTTCGGACCCGTACTCGGAGCAATTCCCGCCTTAATTGTAGCGATCGCCCAAGGAGGTTGGACTTTTTTATGGGTGTTACTACTATTCGTAATTATTCAAAATGTGGAAACATATTTACTCGATCCTCTACTCGTAGGTAACACAGTCCGAGTTCATCCTTTATATCAACTTTTAGCAGTTATTGGCGGCGCACAAGTCTTAGGAATTATCGGTGCTTTAATTGTCCCACCTTGGGTTGCAGGTGCTTCGGCTGTCCTAGACAATCTTTATTTAAAACCGAAATTACTCGCGGAAAAATCAGCCAACAGCGAACAGTTATCAGTTAGCAGTTAGCAGTTATCAGTTAGCAGTTAGCAGTTAGCAGTGAACAGTTACCAGTTAGCAGTTAGCAGTTATCAGTTAGCAGTTACCAGTTACCAGTTACCAG encodes:
- the psb28 gene encoding photosystem II reaction center protein Psb28, whose amino-acid sequence is MAQIEFSRGTVEESIPDVRVTRSKNGGGGTATFIFDNPKILTSKNSGDVTGMYLIDEEGEIMTREVKGKYVNGQPRSVEAILIMNSEDEFNRFIRFMNRYAEEHGLGLTKS
- a CDS encoding type II toxin-antitoxin system VapC family toxin; its protein translation is MDKLVVDSSVAIKWFIPQPYSSEAQKILNAYQSGSLLLLAPELIYAEVGNIVWKLSRFQGLSETDAVAILDGFCSINISVTPLASLLNDAYQLAVTHERSVYDSLYVVLSLRQNCQFVTADQKLVNAISGTFSNVIAIADW
- the dtd gene encoding D-aminoacyl-tRNA deacylase gives rise to the protein MRLVIQRVKSSQVTVDGEIIGKIGPGLNLLVAIASNDTDTELDWMVRKCLALRLFPATEDGDKWDKSVQEINGELLVISQFTLYGDCRKGRRPSFSNSAPPNIAEKLYDRFVSKLRASGLKVETGKFGAMMQVSIENDGPVTLLLEREAES
- a CDS encoding CobW family GTP-binding protein, whose amino-acid sequence is MRSADISVPTESMDAPKQGLPVTIITGFLGSGKTTLLNHILSNQQGVKTAVLVNEFGEIGIDNELIVTTEDDMVELSNGCICCTINEDLVKAVYKVLERQEKIDYLVVETTGLADPLPVALTFLGTELRDMTRLDSIVTVVDCENFSLDLFNSEAAYSQIAYGDIILLNKVDLVDEGDVDALEVRIRDIKAGARIMRTSQSKVPLPLILSVGLFESDKYFESEDTHEHHDHEHHHHDHDHDCEHEHHDHEHHHHDHDHHHHSHHLENDGFTSISIQNDQPMSIRKFQYFLDNQLPVNVFRAKGILWFNESPNRHIFHLSGKRFTIEDDEWNGREKKNQLVLIGQNLDEAKLREQIANCFSLPTPNRGKGFGK
- the cysS gene encoding cysteine--tRNA ligase codes for the protein MTLTVYNSLTRTQEAFEPLFDHKVRMYCCGITVYDYCHLGHARTCLVWDVVRRYLRWRGYQVEYIQNFTDIDDKILNRARSEGVPMETISERFIQAYFEDMERLKVEPADAYPRATHTLDGIKRLVHELEEKGYAYPAGGDVYYAVRQFPDYGKLSGRKLADLQAGASGRVDVSDPEAAKKKEAFDFALWKASKPGEPSWESPWGGGRPGWHIECSAMVRERLGETIDLHVGGSDLIFPHHENEIAQSEAATGKPLAKYWLHNGMVKVGGEKMSKSLGNFVTIRELLAKFDPMAVRLFILQAHYRKPVDFTDEALEAATNGWNTLKEGLLFGEQYGNKLGWKELNSDTSKIIEEFSTRFAASVDDDFNFAGGLAVLFELAKELRREGNLLIHEGKTQTSPEQLQRQWATLVELAEVLGFTAQFEENVKEANAGLSEAEIEALIEQRKQARQAKNFAEGDRIRDELKAQGIILIDKPGGVTEWHRG
- a CDS encoding AI-2E family transporter yields the protein MSIERRVNLSFSNLLTFVATGLILVLLWQLRSLIVVLMISVVLAATLAPFVKGAERLKIPRWLAVILVYLGLISILTGVVLLIGPTVVEQIQRLFRRLPTYLDVLEALAENIAVRFGMTEPEAIEQINQLFDTQAVTRWTFQASQQLLVRSYGVTRGIVGGVVSLVFSLVLSGYMLSGAERLISGFFSLFPKPWDDRLASQVVPVSQRMGGYIQGRVLVSAILGLAISVSLKFLGISEFALGLGVIAGFTNLIPFFGPVLGAIPALIVAIAQGGWTFLWVLLLFVIIQNVETYLLDPLLVGNTVRVHPLYQLLAVIGGAQVLGIIGALIVPPWVAGASAVLDNLYLKPKLLAEKSANSEQLSVSS